One Antiquaquibacter oligotrophicus genomic region harbors:
- a CDS encoding MarR family winged helix-turn-helix transcriptional regulator: protein MTSNDEVDRIVDAWSRERSDLDFSPLQVLSRVDRLARHLERARRASFAASDLEPWEFDVLSALRRAGTPYQLSPKALLQQTLVSSGTMTNRIDRLVGRGLVERRTDPNDGRGILVQMTDSGRTRVDAAISTLLDAEAELLVHVTSAEQERLSGLLRKLSLDFDVADDQ, encoded by the coding sequence ATGACCAGCAATGACGAAGTGGATCGCATCGTCGACGCTTGGTCGCGCGAGCGCAGCGACCTCGACTTCTCGCCGCTCCAGGTACTCAGCCGCGTCGACCGGCTCGCGCGACACCTCGAGCGTGCCCGTCGGGCCTCATTCGCGGCGTCCGACCTGGAGCCGTGGGAGTTCGATGTGCTCTCGGCGCTGAGGCGAGCGGGAACCCCGTATCAGCTGAGCCCCAAGGCACTCCTGCAGCAGACGCTCGTGTCCAGCGGCACCATGACCAACCGCATAGATCGGCTCGTGGGGAGAGGCCTCGTCGAGCGGCGCACCGACCCCAACGACGGCCGCGGCATCCTCGTGCAGATGACCGACAGTGGGCGCACACGGGTGGATGCCGCGATCAGCACCCTTCTCGACGCGGAAGCCGAACTTCTCGTGCACGTGACCAGCGCGGAGCAGGAGCGGTTGAGTGGTCTCCTGCGAAAGCTGAGCCTCGACTTCGACGTCGCCGACGATCAGTAA
- a CDS encoding class I adenylate-forming enzyme family protein — MTDILRALLDSCERTPTAPALTLRRTTLRYADLRDRVLGVASSLSERGLVPGDRVLFSVRPGLDGIVLALGIIAAGGTVVFADPGAGDTLFRARAQLAAPRWIAAESLLYAVSSGPLRGIARRRGIDLPDYAAIVPDARHLYSGPWLPGVPKSAVALRRLFRGSPGVVVADPHAEALVIFTSGTTDAPKAVVHSRTSLGTGLDDFAQAVGFVAGERVLTDQLMVGIPALIAGAHWELPPPGLDPGARPERYLGLLPRADVLFAVPAALDALLHLLESRPELTPHLRALVIGGAPVLRPLLERGRKQLPGTAIRCIYGMTEILPVAIADGDEKLEYTGAGDFVGTLASSVSASIRDGELVVSGPGLADYLDEPLDELATGDLARLEGERLVLAGRSKEMFIRGTTNVYPGLYEPVIAGLPGVRAAALVGIPNQIGDDELVLAVVLDGATVDAVRTALPGLIDAAVLPDRIVELDELPTAGRSAKLDRDALAEALR, encoded by the coding sequence ATGACCGACATCCTGCGCGCGCTCCTCGACTCGTGCGAGCGCACCCCGACGGCCCCCGCCCTGACGTTGCGGAGGACGACACTCCGCTACGCGGACCTGCGTGACCGCGTTCTCGGCGTGGCATCCTCCCTCAGCGAGCGCGGGCTCGTTCCGGGCGATCGGGTCCTATTCTCCGTGCGGCCGGGACTCGATGGCATTGTCCTCGCGCTCGGCATCATCGCCGCCGGCGGCACCGTCGTTTTTGCCGACCCCGGGGCGGGCGACACACTGTTCCGTGCTCGTGCGCAACTCGCCGCCCCGCGATGGATCGCAGCGGAATCCCTCCTGTACGCCGTATCGTCGGGGCCGCTGCGTGGGATCGCTCGGCGTCGCGGCATCGACCTGCCCGACTACGCGGCCATCGTCCCGGATGCTCGGCACCTCTACAGCGGACCGTGGCTGCCCGGGGTGCCGAAGTCAGCGGTGGCGCTGCGGCGGCTGTTCCGCGGGTCGCCCGGCGTTGTCGTCGCCGACCCCCACGCCGAGGCGTTGGTGATCTTCACGTCGGGAACGACCGATGCCCCCAAGGCCGTAGTCCATTCGCGCACGTCACTCGGCACCGGCCTCGACGACTTCGCTCAGGCCGTGGGCTTCGTCGCTGGCGAGCGAGTTCTCACTGACCAACTCATGGTGGGCATTCCCGCTCTCATCGCGGGCGCGCACTGGGAACTGCCTCCGCCGGGCCTGGATCCCGGAGCCCGTCCCGAGCGTTACCTCGGGCTGCTCCCGCGCGCGGACGTTCTGTTCGCCGTGCCGGCGGCACTCGACGCGCTGCTTCATCTGCTCGAGTCTCGGCCCGAGCTCACGCCGCACCTGCGTGCCCTCGTGATCGGCGGCGCGCCCGTCCTCCGGCCTCTCCTGGAGCGCGGGCGAAAGCAGCTCCCTGGCACGGCAATCCGCTGTATTTACGGCATGACGGAGATCCTGCCCGTCGCGATCGCCGACGGTGACGAGAAGCTCGAGTACACGGGGGCGGGTGACTTCGTTGGAACACTCGCGAGCTCGGTGAGCGCGAGCATCCGCGACGGGGAACTCGTCGTCTCCGGCCCTGGGCTCGCCGACTACCTCGATGAGCCTCTCGACGAGCTCGCCACGGGAGACCTTGCTCGCCTCGAGGGAGAGCGTCTTGTGCTCGCCGGGCGGAGCAAGGAGATGTTCATCCGCGGCACGACCAACGTCTACCCGGGGCTGTATGAGCCAGTGATCGCGGGGCTCCCCGGTGTCCGTGCTGCCGCCCTTGTGGGCATCCCGAACCAGATAGGCGACGACGAGCTTGTGTTGGCGGTAGTGCTCGACGGCGCGACGGTCGACGCGGTGAGGACCGCGCTGCCGGGGCTCATCGATGCCGCGGTACTTCCGGATCGGATCGTCGAACTCGATGAGCTGCCTACGGCCGGGCGCAGCGCCAAGCTCGATCGCGACGCGCTCGCAGAGGCGCTGCGATGA
- a CDS encoding NAD-dependent epimerase/dehydratase family protein has product MRIAVTGASGFVGGAVATALVARGHDVTGFGRRPHGWRGTYEQWDLAHGPHRGSFDAVVHSAALADDWAPLGDAMLANRLGTRNVVTSFPGARLVHISTSSVYDAFGPNVRSTEDEPIPTRFLSSYSESKVAAERELPTDAVILRPHAVYGPGDTTLLPRILEGIRGRRLVLPEGARVRHTLTHIDNLIHAVELALRGPAGVYNVGDDTEVLLSAVLGEFLSRRGRPDVTITSVPYRAAFAAAGALERAARLKRTRPPITRYAISQVGLERTFDLSRARDLLGYRPGPTSLAGAEDW; this is encoded by the coding sequence ATGAGGATCGCGGTTACGGGGGCGAGCGGCTTCGTCGGCGGTGCCGTCGCGACCGCCCTTGTCGCACGCGGACACGACGTCACGGGTTTCGGCCGGAGGCCTCACGGTTGGCGCGGCACCTACGAACAGTGGGATCTCGCGCACGGTCCGCACCGCGGATCGTTCGACGCGGTGGTCCACAGCGCTGCCCTCGCCGACGACTGGGCGCCCCTCGGCGATGCCATGCTCGCCAATCGCTTAGGCACCCGCAACGTCGTGACAAGTTTTCCCGGAGCCAGGCTCGTGCATATCTCGACATCGAGCGTGTACGACGCCTTCGGGCCGAACGTGCGATCAACCGAGGATGAACCGATTCCGACACGCTTCCTCAGTTCATACTCCGAGTCGAAGGTCGCTGCCGAGCGCGAGTTGCCGACCGATGCCGTCATCCTCCGACCTCACGCCGTGTACGGACCTGGCGACACAACCCTCCTCCCGCGCATCCTCGAGGGGATTCGCGGTCGTCGGCTGGTCCTGCCGGAGGGCGCCCGGGTGCGGCACACGCTCACCCACATCGACAACCTCATCCACGCCGTCGAGCTCGCTCTGCGCGGGCCCGCCGGTGTCTACAACGTGGGCGACGACACCGAGGTACTGCTCTCCGCGGTGCTCGGCGAGTTTCTCTCCCGACGCGGACGACCGGATGTCACGATCACGAGCGTCCCGTACCGCGCTGCTTTCGCGGCGGCGGGAGCCCTGGAGCGAGCCGCGCGTCTGAAGCGCACGAGGCCGCCCATCACCCGCTACGCAATCAGCCAGGTCGGTCTCGAGCGCACCTTCGACCTGAGTCGCGCCCGTGACCTGCTCGGCTACCGCCCCGGCCCCACCTCGCTTGCCGGAGCGGAGGACTGGTAA
- a CDS encoding cytochrome P450, with the protein MPVAEDLVAPERGRVLNPVLDGFGRSARAHEHRLLSAARPALPYLNWLGMLARPLLKVPSLGWITADPLTARAVLNDPEHFTLLSEGGVGHLWAQILGDWVYDLFDGPGHYDLRTRSRELFTERTSTDFVRHAWGTRLDEARAAFESGEELDLADLSRVLVGMMVVTLLGLPVDASRGDAAYREIFETGEELASIALGTTADTVLPPDKIATARTIVERLTGHIGDAFATASSDTIIGRCRDIGLSLTETKGLSTLLMVAGTETAASAMARTAALLYDTGEQHRLIENPAWRENAVREALRVTSPAPLIGRSVMADLELGGRTLKAGERIMVLTWTANNLAGDYRVDRPYIPQNRQLWFGAGRHLCLGGPLARAELNAIVDLLVGDGRPFRVVSRRYGRKVLIPAYESLVIAK; encoded by the coding sequence GTGCCCGTAGCCGAGGATCTTGTCGCACCGGAACGCGGCCGTGTGCTGAACCCCGTGCTCGATGGCTTCGGACGCAGCGCACGCGCTCACGAACATCGCCTCCTGAGCGCAGCACGCCCGGCACTGCCGTATCTGAACTGGCTCGGGATGCTCGCCCGTCCGCTCCTGAAGGTTCCGAGTCTCGGCTGGATCACCGCCGACCCGCTCACCGCGCGCGCGGTGCTCAATGACCCAGAACACTTCACTCTGCTCAGCGAGGGTGGTGTCGGCCACCTGTGGGCTCAGATCCTCGGCGATTGGGTCTACGACCTCTTCGACGGTCCAGGACACTACGATCTCCGCACGCGCAGTCGCGAACTCTTCACCGAGCGCACGAGCACCGACTTCGTGAGGCACGCCTGGGGCACGCGGCTCGACGAGGCCCGCGCGGCTTTCGAGTCCGGCGAAGAACTGGATCTCGCCGACCTCAGCCGTGTGCTCGTCGGCATGATGGTTGTCACCCTGCTCGGCCTCCCCGTTGATGCCAGTCGGGGGGATGCCGCGTACCGGGAGATCTTCGAGACCGGCGAGGAGCTCGCATCCATCGCGCTCGGCACCACCGCGGATACCGTGCTCCCGCCCGACAAGATCGCGACCGCGCGAACGATCGTGGAACGACTCACGGGACACATCGGTGATGCCTTCGCCACGGCATCCAGCGACACCATCATCGGTCGGTGTCGTGACATCGGATTGAGCCTTACGGAAACGAAGGGTCTCTCGACGCTGCTCATGGTCGCCGGCACCGAGACCGCCGCGTCGGCAATGGCGCGCACCGCCGCGCTGCTCTACGACACGGGTGAGCAGCACCGGCTCATCGAGAATCCCGCGTGGCGCGAGAACGCGGTGCGCGAGGCCCTGCGAGTGACGTCCCCCGCACCGCTCATCGGACGGTCGGTAATGGCCGACCTCGAACTCGGCGGGCGCACCCTCAAAGCCGGCGAGCGCATCATGGTGTTGACGTGGACCGCCAACAATCTCGCCGGTGACTATCGTGTCGACCGCCCCTACATTCCGCAGAATCGCCAGCTCTGGTTCGGGGCCGGCCGCCACCTCTGCCTCGGCGGACCGCTCGCGCGTGCCGAACTGAACGCGATCGTCGACCTGTTGGTGGGTGACGGCCGGCCGTTCAGGGTTGTCTCACGTCGCTACGGGCGCAAGGTTCTCATTCCCGCGTACGAGAGCCTCGTCATCGCGAAGTAG
- the cmtR gene encoding Cd(II)/Pb(II)-sensing metalloregulatory transcriptional regulator CmtR, which translates to MITVATRLDAMHRLGRAMADPTRSRILLRLLDAPAYPAALAEELGLTRQNVSNHLACLRDCGIVVVEPEGRQSRYEISDPLIAHALSDLVQVILQVDENAPSHEPNAECC; encoded by the coding sequence ATGATCACCGTCGCGACGCGTCTGGACGCCATGCACCGGCTCGGTCGAGCGATGGCCGATCCAACGCGGTCGCGGATTCTCCTCCGGCTGCTGGATGCCCCCGCCTACCCCGCGGCGCTCGCCGAAGAACTGGGACTCACGAGGCAGAACGTGTCCAATCACCTCGCGTGCCTTCGGGACTGCGGCATCGTTGTCGTCGAACCGGAGGGTCGCCAGTCGCGCTACGAGATCTCGGATCCGCTCATTGCCCACGCCCTCAGCGATCTCGTCCAGGTGATCCTGCAGGTCGACGAGAACGCCCCATCGCACGAGCCAAATGCGGAGTGTTGCTGA
- a CDS encoding type II toxin-antitoxin system Phd/YefM family antitoxin — MDTVGLRELKQNPSAVVARAERGETITITVQGRPAARLVPIEVTRRRWVPADELAAALAEVPADATGWAEEAYAIRDGDPLVDPWQRSS, encoded by the coding sequence GTGGACACCGTCGGACTTCGTGAGCTCAAGCAGAATCCGAGCGCAGTGGTGGCGCGCGCCGAGCGCGGCGAGACCATCACCATTACCGTCCAGGGTCGGCCCGCCGCGCGCCTCGTGCCCATCGAGGTAACGCGGCGGCGTTGGGTCCCGGCGGACGAACTCGCAGCCGCACTCGCCGAAGTTCCCGCTGATGCAACCGGCTGGGCCGAGGAAGCGTATGCCATCCGCGATGGCGACCCGCTCGTTGACCCGTGGCAACGCTCCTCGTGA
- the glmU gene encoding bifunctional UDP-N-acetylglucosamine diphosphorylase/glucosamine-1-phosphate N-acetyltransferase GlmU, which produces MTDLNLAVVVLAAGQGTRMKSRRPKVLHSLAGRSLIGHVLATAGELSPRHVVAVVRHERDSVVATISDIMPAAIIVDQDEVPGTGRAVEVALRALPSDFDGDVVVVSGDVPLLDSATLLGLVGEHRSAAAAATLLSAVMEDATGYGRLVRSADGAVDRIVEQADAADEELAIREVNSGTYVFRVAPLREQLAAVTSANAQGEKYLTDVVGLLRASGAIVSAVPVDEGWRVAGVNDRVQLAEAARRMNQLIVQRWQRDGVTVQDPATTWIDADVTLAPDVELLPGTQLKGATLVQAGATIGPDTTLVDTEVGEDAVVRRTDATLAVIGPRATVGPFAYLRPGTYLGADGKIGTFVETKNSTIGEGSKVPHLSYIGDTTVGEQSNVGAGTITANYDGVNKSATTVGSHVRTGSHNVFVAPVTIGDGAYTGAGTVVRKDVPPGALAITAASQRNMPGWVAANRPGTAAAKAAEEAERAGE; this is translated from the coding sequence ATGACCGATCTCAATCTCGCCGTCGTTGTGCTCGCCGCAGGGCAGGGCACTCGCATGAAGTCCCGTCGACCGAAGGTGTTGCACTCCCTCGCCGGCCGCAGCCTCATCGGTCACGTGCTTGCCACGGCTGGCGAGCTCTCACCCCGTCACGTTGTTGCGGTCGTCCGCCACGAGCGTGATTCAGTGGTGGCGACGATCTCCGACATCATGCCCGCTGCGATCATCGTTGACCAGGACGAGGTTCCGGGCACCGGTCGAGCGGTAGAGGTGGCATTGAGAGCACTCCCGTCGGACTTCGATGGTGACGTCGTTGTCGTCTCCGGCGACGTCCCGCTGTTGGACTCGGCAACCCTTCTCGGGCTCGTCGGGGAGCACCGCTCCGCCGCAGCCGCGGCCACGCTTCTGAGTGCCGTGATGGAGGATGCCACGGGCTACGGACGTCTCGTCCGCTCCGCCGACGGGGCTGTCGACCGCATCGTCGAGCAGGCCGACGCCGCCGACGAGGAACTCGCGATCCGCGAGGTGAACTCCGGTACCTACGTGTTCCGCGTCGCCCCTTTGCGCGAGCAGTTGGCCGCGGTGACGTCGGCGAACGCCCAGGGGGAGAAGTACCTCACCGATGTCGTCGGGTTGCTGCGGGCATCCGGTGCCATCGTGTCTGCGGTTCCCGTTGACGAGGGTTGGCGGGTCGCTGGTGTGAACGACCGCGTGCAACTCGCGGAGGCGGCCAGGCGCATGAATCAGCTCATCGTGCAGCGCTGGCAGCGCGACGGGGTGACAGTGCAGGATCCGGCGACCACGTGGATCGATGCCGACGTGACCCTCGCTCCGGATGTCGAACTGCTACCCGGTACCCAATTGAAGGGCGCGACTCTCGTGCAGGCTGGTGCGACCATCGGCCCCGACACGACGCTCGTCGACACGGAGGTCGGCGAGGATGCGGTCGTGCGGCGCACGGATGCGACGCTCGCCGTGATCGGGCCGCGTGCAACGGTCGGCCCCTTCGCCTACCTGCGCCCGGGTACCTATCTCGGCGCGGACGGCAAGATCGGCACCTTCGTCGAGACGAAGAATTCGACGATCGGCGAGGGCAGTAAGGTGCCGCACCTGAGCTATATCGGAGACACGACCGTCGGCGAGCAGTCGAACGTCGGCGCCGGCACGATCACGGCGAACTACGACGGCGTCAACAAATCGGCAACCACCGTGGGCTCGCACGTGCGGACCGGATCGCACAACGTCTTTGTCGCTCCCGTGACGATCGGTGACGGCGCCTATACGGGAGCGGGCACCGTCGTCCGCAAGGATGTGCCGCCGGGCGCTCTGGCGATCACGGCAGCCTCCCAGCGCAACATGCCCGGCTGGGTCGCGGCGAACCGCCCAGGCACGGCGGCCGCGAAGGCCGCTGAGGAGGCTGAGCGCGCGGGCGAGTGA
- a CDS encoding TMEM175 family protein gives MEDVRSRYKRIFDNGSDTDRMVFFSDAVFAIAMTLLVIDLAVPEDRHGTAGEVLLNLWPNFLAYVLSFTIIAINWLGHYRRFRVIKTHDSRLMLLNLTLLFFVALLPFPTSLLSSYSGEAPAVVLYAFVVGLLSALQWAMWEYSYRKGFVDPSVDDGLFRWVRLNQLVVPVVFWTSIPIAIFWDGGIAMWSWFALFPLNIIVGSLSRRY, from the coding sequence ATGGAGGACGTCCGCTCGCGCTATAAGCGCATCTTCGACAACGGCAGCGATACCGACCGCATGGTCTTCTTCAGCGATGCCGTCTTCGCCATCGCTATGACCCTCCTCGTGATCGATCTCGCGGTCCCAGAGGATCGCCACGGCACCGCGGGGGAGGTGCTGCTCAACCTGTGGCCGAACTTCCTCGCCTATGTGCTCTCCTTCACGATCATCGCGATCAACTGGCTCGGGCACTACCGACGGTTCCGTGTCATCAAGACTCACGACTCCCGGCTCATGCTCCTCAATCTCACGCTCTTGTTTTTTGTCGCGCTCCTGCCCTTCCCGACGAGCTTGCTCAGTTCGTACAGCGGTGAGGCGCCCGCCGTTGTGCTGTACGCGTTTGTTGTGGGGCTGCTGAGTGCCCTCCAGTGGGCGATGTGGGAGTACTCGTACCGCAAGGGATTCGTCGACCCTTCCGTGGACGACGGACTCTTCCGCTGGGTGCGCCTGAATCAGCTTGTGGTGCCGGTCGTGTTCTGGACGTCGATCCCGATCGCGATCTTCTGGGACGGCGGGATCGCGATGTGGTCGTGGTTCGCGCTGTTCCCGCTCAACATCATCGTCGGCAGCTTGTCGCGGCGTTACTGA
- a CDS encoding ribose-phosphate diphosphokinase — protein sequence MSEIKISGEKRLVIVTGRAHPQLAKDIAAELGSDLVHTDARTFANGEIYARYDESVRGCDAFVIQSHTSPINEWLMEQLIMVDALKRASAKRITVVSPFYPYARQDKKGRGREPISARLVADLYKAAGADRIMSVDLHAAQIQGFFDGPVDHLFAMPVLLEHFQRKLDPATLTVVSPDMGRVRVADIWSDKLGAPLAIIHKRRDPLVPNQVTVHEIVGEVEGRVCLLVDDLIDTGRTIVKAAEALKANGATNVVVAATHAVFSPPAVDLLQSEAIDSVVVTDTLPIPEEKRWDRLEVLPIAPLIARAIHEVFDDGSVTSMFDGAA from the coding sequence GTGTCCGAGATCAAGATCTCCGGTGAGAAGCGACTGGTGATCGTCACCGGTCGAGCCCACCCCCAGTTGGCGAAGGACATCGCCGCAGAACTCGGCTCGGACCTCGTGCACACGGATGCCCGTACCTTCGCCAACGGCGAGATCTACGCTCGCTACGACGAGAGCGTGCGCGGCTGTGACGCGTTTGTCATCCAGTCGCACACGAGCCCCATCAACGAGTGGCTCATGGAGCAGCTCATCATGGTTGATGCCCTCAAGCGCGCATCCGCGAAGCGCATCACCGTGGTCAGCCCGTTCTACCCGTACGCGCGTCAGGACAAGAAGGGTCGCGGGCGTGAGCCGATCAGCGCGAGGCTTGTCGCCGACCTCTACAAAGCTGCCGGCGCCGACCGCATCATGAGCGTCGACCTGCACGCCGCCCAGATTCAGGGGTTCTTCGACGGTCCAGTCGACCACCTGTTCGCGATGCCCGTGCTGCTCGAGCACTTCCAGCGCAAGCTCGACCCCGCCACTCTCACCGTGGTCAGCCCCGACATGGGGCGGGTGCGTGTCGCCGACATCTGGAGCGACAAGTTGGGCGCGCCGCTCGCGATCATCCACAAACGTCGCGATCCGCTCGTTCCCAACCAGGTCACAGTTCACGAGATCGTCGGCGAGGTTGAGGGGCGTGTGTGCCTTCTCGTCGACGACCTCATCGACACGGGCCGTACCATCGTGAAGGCCGCCGAAGCTCTCAAGGCAAACGGAGCGACCAACGTTGTTGTGGCCGCAACCCACGCTGTGTTCTCGCCGCCGGCCGTCGACCTCCTGCAGAGCGAGGCCATCGACTCTGTTGTGGTCACCGATACGCTGCCGATCCCGGAGGAGAAGCGCTGGGATCGCCTCGAGGTGCTGCCCATCGCGCCCCTCATCGCGCGTGCTATCCACGAGGTCTTCGACGATGGATCGGTGACGTCGATGTTCGACGGTGCTGCGTGA
- a CDS encoding DUF1622 domain-containing protein, which translates to MEVFFETVTRSFEVAGVAAMVVGFVVSVVLGIRTWRRSRDGHRAFTTLRDSIGLSILLGLEILVAADLVRTVTSTPSLTDAVILAIIVLIRTVLSFSLQVEIEGVAPWKRALMTAPQQIVARAASRSARERADAEREKEE; encoded by the coding sequence ATGGAGGTCTTCTTCGAGACGGTGACGCGATCGTTCGAGGTCGCGGGAGTCGCGGCGATGGTGGTGGGCTTCGTGGTGTCGGTGGTTCTCGGCATCCGCACCTGGCGTCGGTCTCGCGACGGACATCGTGCCTTCACGACTCTGCGAGATTCGATCGGCCTCTCGATACTTCTCGGTCTCGAGATCCTCGTGGCCGCCGACCTCGTGCGCACCGTGACATCGACGCCGAGCCTCACGGATGCCGTCATCCTCGCGATCATCGTGCTCATCCGCACCGTGCTGAGTTTTTCGCTCCAGGTGGAGATCGAGGGTGTTGCCCCGTGGAAGCGCGCGCTCATGACAGCCCCGCAGCAGATCGTCGCGCGCGCGGCATCCCGATCGGCGCGCGAGCGTGCCGACGCCGAACGCGAGAAGGAAGAATAG
- a CDS encoding cation diffusion facilitator family transporter, producing the protein MSHDHDHGAAASGRGRLAIALAITVTVLVAELIGAALTGSLALLVDAAHMLTDAGGLAIALVAASLASRPPTARRTWGWDRAEVLGATAQAALLLAVGVFVVIEAVRRFFEPPEIVGSELVVFGVIGLLGNIAAIIVLASGRTKNLNMRAAFLEVLNDALGSVAVIVAAVVILVTGFQLADAIAAILIGALIVPRAIILLRDATNVLLETTPKGLDLESVREHLLGVPHVISVHDLHVSQIATGLPVLTAHVVVDDSCFHDGHAPIMLDQLQRCVAEHFPVQIEHSTFQLELAAHGEREHPTHD; encoded by the coding sequence ATGAGTCACGACCACGATCACGGGGCGGCGGCATCCGGTCGCGGGCGCCTCGCGATCGCGCTCGCGATCACCGTGACGGTGCTCGTCGCCGAGCTCATCGGTGCCGCGCTCACCGGCAGCCTCGCGCTTCTCGTCGATGCGGCACACATGCTCACGGATGCCGGGGGGCTCGCGATCGCGCTCGTGGCAGCATCCCTCGCCTCCCGCCCGCCGACCGCTCGCCGCACGTGGGGGTGGGACCGCGCCGAGGTGCTCGGTGCGACCGCGCAGGCGGCGCTCCTGCTCGCCGTAGGGGTGTTCGTCGTCATCGAGGCGGTTCGCCGCTTCTTCGAACCCCCCGAGATCGTGGGCAGCGAGTTGGTGGTGTTCGGTGTGATCGGTCTGCTCGGCAACATCGCCGCGATCATTGTGCTCGCGTCGGGTCGGACCAAAAACCTCAATATGCGCGCGGCGTTCCTCGAGGTGTTGAACGATGCGCTCGGCTCCGTCGCCGTGATCGTGGCGGCCGTTGTCATCCTTGTCACGGGGTTCCAGCTCGCGGACGCGATCGCGGCGATCCTCATCGGGGCCCTCATCGTGCCGCGAGCGATCATCCTTCTGCGTGACGCGACCAACGTGTTGCTCGAAACGACACCGAAGGGACTCGATCTGGAGTCGGTGCGGGAGCATCTCCTCGGTGTTCCCCACGTCATCTCCGTTCACGATCTCCACGTCAGCCAGATCGCGACGGGGCTACCCGTGCTCACCGCTCACGTCGTGGTCGACGATTCGTGCTTCCACGACGGTCACGCGCCGATCATGCTCGACCAGTTGCAACGCTGTGTCGCCGAACACTTCCCCGTGCAGATCGAGCACTCGACGTTTCAGCTTGAGCTTGCCGCGCACGGTGAGCGCGAGCATCCGACCCACGATTGA
- a CDS encoding PIN domain-containing protein translates to MATLLVILLDTSVLIEPPTRWPAPVLGSSSLCLAELEFGIHMARTAAERSQRVRRLAVYRDRFEWIPFERSDAASFGIVAERAARTRPGHARSTDILLAAQALTLGVPLLTRNVKDFALVADLVEILDGNV, encoded by the coding sequence GTGGCAACGCTCCTCGTGATACTTCTCGACACGAGTGTGCTCATCGAGCCCCCGACCCGCTGGCCGGCACCCGTTCTCGGTTCCAGCTCCCTCTGTCTGGCAGAACTCGAGTTCGGCATCCACATGGCGCGTACCGCCGCGGAACGTTCGCAACGAGTCCGGCGGCTGGCGGTGTACCGGGACCGCTTCGAATGGATTCCCTTCGAGCGTTCGGATGCCGCGAGCTTCGGAATCGTGGCCGAGCGTGCGGCCCGCACTCGACCCGGTCACGCCAGGAGCACGGACATCCTGCTCGCCGCCCAGGCTCTCACACTCGGCGTGCCACTCCTCACGCGTAACGTGAAGGACTTCGCCCTCGTCGCGGACCTCGTCGAGATTCTCGACGGGAACGTCTAG